The sequence ATGCCTGATTTGGGAGACAAGCTCAATGCAATATGGCTTGGCAAGTGGCATCGTGAAGTCTCTCTCGAAGAAGTACTTGAAGCCATTAAGAAGTATAAGGAAGGTCAGCTCTGGTTTCTCGTGAGAAGCCCTATCCTGCACGTTTCCGCCAGAACTCTGGAAGACGCTGTAAGATTCCTCAACTTGGCTATAGGTGTTGGTTTCAAGTACTCTAATATCAAAAGCGTGAGCCACAAGAAACTTCTTGTTGAGATACGTTCTACCGAGAGAATGGACGTCCCCTTGGGCAAAGATGGAGAATTGTGGGTAAGCACAGATTATCTTGAGAAGATAGTCAAAATGGCAAACCTTCAGCTTAGAAGAGCCAAGGAAAAGCTTAGAAGACTTGAGAATGAAATTGAAAAACTTAAGAAATAAGGGAAGAGACTTCAGAACTCAGTTTCTTCTTCTCCACCTGCTCCTTTTCCGCCTTCTTTCTCCTTCTCGAGCTTGCTCGCAGCAATGACGTCGTCGATTCTGAGTATCATTATTGCTGCTTCGCTTGCGCTCTTTATGGCTTGCTTCTTGACTCTCAATGGTTCGATGACGCCTCTCTCAACCATGTCGGCTGGTTCTCCTGCGAAGACATCTACACCGATTGTTGGACCTTTTTCTTTGTGGGCAGCAATGGCCTTGACGAGTGTCTCTACTGGATCAAGTCCTGCGTTCTCTGCAAGGGTTCTTGGGATAACCTTCAATGCGTCAGCAAAGGCTTCAATGGCAAGCTGTTCTTTTCCACCCACTTGCTTTGCGTATTCGTCGAGTCTGATTGTAAGCTCAATTTCGCTTGCTCCACCGCCAGCAACGATCTTTCCATCCTCAACGATGTCCTTGACGACTTTGATTGCATCTTCGAGGGCTCTCTCGACTTCGTCAACTACGTGCTCTGTTCCACCTCTGATGAGGATTGTCACTGCCTTTGGATTCTTGCAGCCTTCAACGAAGATCATGTTCTCGCCGGCAACCTTCCTCTCCTCAACGACCTCTGCATAACCAAGGTCCTCTGGTGTAAGGTCTCTAACGTTTGTGACGATCTTTGCACCTGTTGCTTTAGCAAGCTTCTCCATATCGCTCTTCTTAACCCTCCTCACTGCCAAGACTCCAGCCTTGGCAAGGTAGTGCTGTGCCAAGTCGTCAATACCCTTCTGGCAGAAGACAACGTTTGCACCTGTTGCAACGATCTTGTCAACCATTTCTTTGATCATCTTCTCTTCTTGCTCAAGGAATGCTTGTAGTTGGTCTGGGCTTGTGATTCTAATTTCAGCATCGGTCTCAGTCTCTTTGACCTCAAGTGCTTCATTGATGAGTGCAATCTTGGCATTTTCAACTTTCTTTGGCATTCCTGGGTGGACTCTTTCTTTATCGATGACAACACCCTTGATGAGCTGGGTGTCTCTTACGCTTCCACCCTCCTTCTTCTCAAGCTTGATGTTATCAATATCAACTTGATACTTACCGTCAACTTCTTCTGCAACAAGCTTTACTGCATCAACAGCAAGTTTTGCGAGGTATTCTCTCTCTTCTTCAGCTGCTTTTCCAGTTATGGCTGTTGTTGCAGCCTTCATGAGTATTTCTTCATCCATCGGACTAACGTCTTTTGCAATGCCTTCAAGTATCTCCTGAGCCTTTTCGGCTGCAAGAGTGTAACCCTTAACAATTATTGTTGGGTGGATGTTCTGATTGAGCAACTCCTCGGCTTTTCTTAGGAGTTCACCTGCGATAACAACTGCTGTTGTTGTACCATCTCCAGCTTCCTTGTCTTGGGTCTTTGCGACCTCGACCATCATCTTAGCCGCTGGGTGCTGAATGTCCATCTCATCAAGAATAGTGGCACCATCGTTGCTAATTACTATGTCTCCAAGGCTGTCAACAAGCATCTTGTCCATACCTTTTGGCCCAAGAGTCGTTCTAACTGTTTCCGCAACGATTCTTGCAGCAAGGATGTTCAATCTTTGGGCGTCCTTTCCAACATATCTCTGGGTTCCTTCAGGAAGAATCAATATTGGTTGGCCTGCAAGCTGGGCCATCTCCACCCACCCCCCACTTTTTTATTTATTATATGCGGGGAGTTTTTAGTTACAATACGTTTTCATTCCGATTATCCATTCCTTTGTGCTATTTATAAATTTTTCGGTCAATCTTTTTAAACTGCTTTTCAAACAAAACACGGTGGAAGGAGAATGGAAGAGTTTAAAAAAGCATTAGAAAGCAAGGATTGCCAGAAAGTCCTCGAGTACCTTGATGATTACCTAGAAATTATTGAAAGCGAAGAGGAGCTTAGAGAGATTCTCCAAAGACTCGAAGAACTTGCCCTAGAATGCGAAGAAGCTTATGAGCTGGCTCATGAAATTACTCATATCTACGCTCATTTGGATGAGCTGGAAAAGGGATTAGAGGTTTACAAGAGACTTGTGGAAAAGTATAGGGGTCAGGGAGAAAAATACTTGGACGCCCTCTATCATCTTGCAGATGCCTATGAGCATTTTGGAATGCCAGAAAAGGCAATAGAAACTTATGAAAACCTTTTGGGACTTGAAAGAAAACTTGAAAATAAAAAAGAAGAAGCACTCACACTGGCACACATTGCAATAAACTATGATGAGCTGGAAGAAGCAGAAAAAGCAATAGAACTCATGGAAAAGGCAAGTGCAATCTTTAAGGAGATAGGCGACGAAAGGAATTACCTTGTAAGCTTGCTTGACTTGGCCCACTTCTATTATGAGCTTGGCGATTACGAACGAGCAGAAGAGCTTCTATCAGAAATCCTAAAAACTCCCAGAGATGCAGAAATCGAAGCCAACGCTCGGATAGTCGAAGCTGAGATAAAGGCTGCACAAGAGGACTTCAAAAAAGCTTTTCACTCTCTTAAGCTAGCTCTCTTAAAATCCTTAGAAGTCGATGATGAAGAGATTTTCAGCATTGCATTTGAGGCTCTGTACAACTTCATAGCAGAGCTTTTCGAGGAGAAAATGTACAGAGAAATCTACGAGAATGTGGAAAGGTTAGCGGAGGCTTTTGAAGAAATAAACAAAGAATACGAGAAATTCTTCAAAGCTGTAGCTGAACTTGCAAAACTCAAAGAAGGCTTGGAAAACCAATACACAAAATTGTATGAGAGTATAACTGTAGAAGAACTCAAAGAGCTACTTGGCGAGCTTAAGAAGATTGGAACAAGCGTCTTAAACCTTAACCTTTGATCCCTTCATTCTCTTTTTTACAAAGAGGTTTTAAAAAGAGAATATAACGGAAAGCTAAAAATCAGAATCTGGAAACGGTTTCAACTTCAGCACTTTCAACGTTTTCCAATTGGGCAAATGCTTCTGCAACTTCGTCGAAAGAATATCCTTCAGCGTCTTTTCCAAGTACGTAAACTTTGAGTGCAACTAATCCGAATGCAATTGGTTCCCTGTCAATCTTTGAAATTCCGTATTTGCCTCCAAACTTTTCCTCAAGTGTCTTTCTGATTGCTGCTTCAAGTTCGTCAAGGTTCACTTCTGGGTCAGTTGGCATAACCTTAATAACTCCTACCAAATTGAAATCGCTCATCTTTTCCACCTCAAGGTCCTTCCCATCCGCACTTGGGGCACTTGTATGTTACCCCAAGGACACGGCAGCTTTCACATCTCCATATAACTTCTTCCCCACAATTTGGGCATATGAAGTGTGTAGCGTGCTCTCTTGGTGTTATCTCCTTTCCGCATGATGTACATACAGGTATGCTTTCTGCCATTCCAAACCACCTCCCTTAGAAATGAGGTTTTTGTTATCGTGACTCTTAACGCAATAAAGGGAGTCCATTTATAAAACTTTCGAGAGGGTCAGACCATGCGAGTCTCTTCATCTGTCTGTCGAAATCTCCCTCATCATCCCTGACAAAAGTAAAAGGAAGGGGCTTATAAATCTTCCTCAAACGATATGAGATTTACAAATTTCTGTTTGTATGCTAAAATCTCTTCTATTTGCTTTTTATCCACTTTATTAGACATGCTGATTTGCTTGTATAGCGCTTCTAACTCCATTAGGACTAGTTCTAGCCTCATTTCCACTTCTTTAGAGCCTCCATGGAGTTTCTTTATTTTGCTTAGAAGTTTGCCCCTCAGAAATGGTAACACTTCAAACGGCCGACCCATATAGGCCCAGTATATACCCTCTCTCAAGATTTCACCCAGAATGTTAATTTCAGAATAGTCCACTTTATTTTTCCTATCGATTGGTTT comes from Thermococcus aggregans and encodes:
- the taw3 gene encoding tRNA(Phe) 7-((3-amino-3-carboxypropyl)-4-demethylwyosine(37)-N(4))-methyltransferase Taw3 — encoded protein: MFLYEKNFDLQKKKALESLNDALKKGLVDSDIISLLDKINSLENYFTTSSCSGRISVMQMPDLGDKLNAIWLGKWHREVSLEEVLEAIKKYKEGQLWFLVRSPILHVSARTLEDAVRFLNLAIGVGFKYSNIKSVSHKKLLVEIRSTERMDVPLGKDGELWVSTDYLEKIVKMANLQLRRAKEKLRRLENEIEKLKK
- the thsB gene encoding thermosome subunit beta — translated: MAQLAGQPILILPEGTQRYVGKDAQRLNILAARIVAETVRTTLGPKGMDKMLVDSLGDIVISNDGATILDEMDIQHPAAKMMVEVAKTQDKEAGDGTTTAVVIAGELLRKAEELLNQNIHPTIIVKGYTLAAEKAQEILEGIAKDVSPMDEEILMKAATTAITGKAAEEEREYLAKLAVDAVKLVAEEVDGKYQVDIDNIKLEKKEGGSVRDTQLIKGVVIDKERVHPGMPKKVENAKIALINEALEVKETETDAEIRITSPDQLQAFLEQEEKMIKEMVDKIVATGANVVFCQKGIDDLAQHYLAKAGVLAVRRVKKSDMEKLAKATGAKIVTNVRDLTPEDLGYAEVVEERKVAGENMIFVEGCKNPKAVTILIRGGTEHVVDEVERALEDAIKVVKDIVEDGKIVAGGGASEIELTIRLDEYAKQVGGKEQLAIEAFADALKVIPRTLAENAGLDPVETLVKAIAAHKEKGPTIGVDVFAGEPADMVERGVIEPLRVKKQAIKSASEAAIMILRIDDVIAASKLEKEKEGGKGAGGEEETEF
- a CDS encoding tetratricopeptide repeat protein; the protein is MEEFKKALESKDCQKVLEYLDDYLEIIESEEELREILQRLEELALECEEAYELAHEITHIYAHLDELEKGLEVYKRLVEKYRGQGEKYLDALYHLADAYEHFGMPEKAIETYENLLGLERKLENKKEEALTLAHIAINYDELEEAEKAIELMEKASAIFKEIGDERNYLVSLLDLAHFYYELGDYERAEELLSEILKTPRDAEIEANARIVEAEIKAAQEDFKKAFHSLKLALLKSLEVDDEEIFSIAFEALYNFIAELFEEKMYREIYENVERLAEAFEEINKEYEKFFKAVAELAKLKEGLENQYTKLYESITVEELKELLGELKKIGTSVLNLNL
- a CDS encoding elongation factor 1-beta gives rise to the protein MSDFNLVGVIKVMPTDPEVNLDELEAAIRKTLEEKFGGKYGISKIDREPIAFGLVALKVYVLGKDAEGYSFDEVAEAFAQLENVESAEVETVSRF
- a CDS encoding zinc finger domain-containing protein, yielding MAESIPVCTSCGKEITPREHATHFICPNCGEEVIWRCESCRVLGVTYKCPKCGWEGP